The genomic region GCGGCTTCTCACTCGGTGCAGGGGAATGACGATCGTCAGGAGCGGCACAGTGAAGAAGCATTCCAGCCAGAGTGTTACGCATACAGGCAGTGCCGCGACGTTTGCCTACACGCCTCCGCTGAAGATTTACAGGGGAGTGCGCGTGCTGCTGACGCTCGCCGCCGAAGCTGAACCGAATACCTTTGCCGCGGCGCTGCGTGGACTTTGGCGCTTCACCCCGCTGACGCGCGCGCTGGTGACACAGCATCCGCAACTGCAGGATTGGATGTTGGGCGCGAACATGGCTGTTGTCGATATGGACAGCATTCCCCTCCGGCCCTATGTGGTCGCCGGACAAGCGACTGCGCGGCCCGTCATGGCTTCACACCTGTTTATGGACTGCGATGGCTGTATCACACTCGCCACGGTTACGCCGGAAACGCTGGATGCACCGCCCTCGATCATGACGATGGCGGAATACGCGCGCGGAATGACGGATCTCGCGGCTGTTTATCGTGCTTTGTCCCCCTATTTTGCCGGCGCCATTGTCCAGGTCGGCGAGAAAGTCGTCTGGGGTGACGATATTCTGGACGTCGATGCAACCGCGTACCGCCTGGCGGGCAAGCCTGTGCACCCGCTGATTGAAGAGCTGAGGAGTGGATCAGATGAATCCGCGTGAACTGAACACCCGCGCGCGCGAACAGTGGGATGCCAAAGCTGAATTTTGGGATGTCCTGCACGGGTATGACGGCAACCAGTTTCACAAACAGTTGGTCGGTCCGTCGGCTGAGCGGCTGTTGGCGGTCAAAGCAGGGGAATCCGTACTCGATGTCGCCTGCGGAAACGGGCAGTTTTCCCGCCGCTTGGCCGATCTCGGCGCGCAGGTCACCGCCGCCGATTTCAGCGCCGCATTGATCGAGCGCGCCAAAGCGCGAACAAGCAGCGACAGTGTAACCTACAAGGTGATCGATGCCACCGATGAGGCACAACTGCTGGCGTTGGGGATCGGCCAGTTCGATGCAGCGGTCTGCAATATGGCTTTGCAGGACATCGCCGACATCGCGCCGCTGTTCCGCGCCGTACGCCGCTTGGTCAAGCCGGGCGGGCGCTTTGTCTTCACCACCTCGCATCCGGCGTTTAACCTTGCCCAGACGGTGTTCATCGAAGAACGCGCCGAGGTTGAGGGCGAACCCGTTTATACCCGTTCGCTCAAGCTGTCGAGCTATCTATCGGAAAAGGCCGAAGAAGGCTCAGGCGCACCCAACGAACCAAACCCGCACCTGTATTTCAACCGGCCGCTGCACACGCTGCTAAACGCCGCGTTCGGCGCGGGTTGGATGGCGGACGGCATCGAAGAACCGGCGTTTCCCGAAGGTTCGGTCGGCGGTCGCCGTCTGAGCTGGGCGGAATTTTCCGAGTTCCCGCCAGTTTTGGCCGTCCGCCTGCGCTAGTCAAATCAATTCAATTCGACACAGACAAAGAGCGGCTTGCCGGCAAGCCGCTCTTTTCAATTGTGCAGCCCGACTCGCTAGAATAACGTCAGTTATGGTTAACTTTCCGGGGCCTACCTCGGCCCCCGGCAGGAGACGGCTCTCCTGCACCTCTCATATTGGCGATTTTGAGCGGTTTTGCCACTCAAAATCGCAGATGAGGGGTCAAGGGGTGCAAACCCCTTGCGAAGGTTTGGAGGCAGCGCCTCCAAAACAGGCGGCTTATCCATAACTGACGCTAGAATAGCGTCACGGCGACTGCAATCACATAGGGTGCCAAGGCCAGAAACCCCAGTGCTGCATTGTGCTTGCTCTTGTTCTGACCGTCCCAGTTGAACAGATAGAGTGCCAGTCCGAGCGCAATTGCTCCTCCGGCGAACAGTACCGCCGTCGATAAGTAGGGGTTCATGCTCACGATTCCGCCCTCGACCCAACCGTTCATGATGTTTGTGGCATGATTGCTGGGAAGCAGTGCGGCAAGCTTCGACAGTGTTTCCGGCAGGGCATGGGCAGGGAACATCAAACCGCCGATCATCATCGACGGCAGGAACACGGCCTGGCCCAACAGGACGGTAGCGCGGCTGTTTGGAGCAACTACGCCAATCAGCAGCCCGAGTGTCGAGCAGGCGAAAGCCATCAACAGGTATCCGAGTGCAAAACTCAGCAGGTTCGCCGGCAGGACCGCATTGAAGAGCAGCGGCGCCGTCAGTACGATGATGACTGTGACGACCGTTGTATGCAGGATCGTTGTCAGGACCGGGATGAGCAGAATCGACAGCTTGGGGATGCCGTGAATCTTGTAGCTGCGGTAGATGCCTGTTTCGCGCGCGGTGACAATTGGATCGGGCAGTCCGAGCAGCGCGCTCGACAGCACGGTAAACAGAACCATCGCCGGGATCAGGGTCCTGTGAAATTCCGGATTCAGCCCGGTCATCAGCGCGCTGGCCATCAGGTAAAAGCCAAGCGGAAACAGATAGTTGAGCAGCAGCAGCGACTTATTGCGGACGCCGCTCCGAAACTCGAAATTCATATGAGTAGCAAAGGCGGTCATCGTACGTCCTCCGGATGACTGGTGATTTCCAGGAACCTTTCTTCAAGCGAAGGGCGCTCCACGCGCAGATCGATCAAGGGGTCGTGGTTTAGCTTGAGGTGCTCCAGCAGCGCCATCACGGTTGCAGCCGGATCCGTGCTGTAATACACGTCATACTCGTCTTTCAGCAGGTGTTGGCTGACAGCCGGAAGTTGTGCACCATTGGCAAGGCTAGAGAACTCAGAATGTATCGAAATCTTGGTGAGCTTTGATCCCGCGGCCGTCAATTCGTGCGGCGTCCCGATGGCCGCAATCTTGCCGTGCAGCAGGATCGCGACCCGGTCTGCCAGCTTCTCAACTTCGGACATGTCGTGTGACGACAGGATAACCGTCGTACCCTGATCCCGCAGTTCACGAATGACATCGTGCAACTCGGCGCGGGACATGACATCCAGGCCCGCCGTGGGTTCATCCAGGAAGAGTGCCGATGGGGAGTGCGCGATCGCCAGCGCCAGCGCCAGCCGCCGTTTCTGGCCTGTGGAGAGCATGTAATACTGGGTATCCAGTTTTGCCGTCAAGTCGAGGCGCTCAAGCAGATCGTAACGTGGCGCGACCCCGTGGTAGGCGCAAAAGAATCGCATCGCTTCGCGGCAGGTAATACTGTCGGGCATCCCCGATGCTTGCAGCTGGACGCCAATCAGGTTTTGCAGCCGGTGCGCCTCCTGTGACGGATCGATCTCCATCACGCGTAGCGTGCCGCTGTCTGGCTGGCGCAGGCCTTCAAGACATTCCAGTGTCGTCGTCTTGCCCGCGCCATTCGGGCCTAACAGACCGAATATCTCGCCTTTGTAAACCTCAAAATTCACATCCGACACGGCGATATAATCGCCGTACGCCTTCCGAAAATGCTCCACCTGAATAACCCGTTCGCGCATCGTCTGTCCTCAAAACCCTTTGTCCCCACAATCACTATGAGGGAGTCGGTTGTCTTAAGACAGTCATAGATGTCACAAGAAGGGCATAACAAAAATCAGAGGGGCTGACTCTGTTCCTGAGCCTCTCTTGCCTGTGGGGGATCGCCGGAATATGACGTGGACTTAGCTTCGGTTCATGCGCTGGTCGATAAGGTCCTGAAACGGGTCTTTGCCCTTTTCGATCAGGACTTTGCGACTGCGGCCGCCATTGATCGTCTCGCCAATGATGCCGAGTTCTTCCAGCAGATCCATGATCCGCGCCGCGCGTGGATAACCCAGGTCGAGTTTGCGCTGAATCTGCGAGGCGGACGCTTCCTGTTCCTCGACCACCAGTTTGATCGCTTCTTCGAGCAGTGGGTCGGTCTGCGTCAGGAATTCGCGGTAGGTCAGGCTGCGTTCCCAGGGCGCGCTGAATTCGCGCGGCAGGCGCCCGGCATCAATCTCATCCTGTTTCCACACGCGCCAGTGCCGGACAACATCGCGCACCTCGTCATCGCTGACGTAGCAGCCTTGCACACGTATCGGTGCGCCGGCGTCTCCTGCGAAATACAGCATATCGCCCTTACCGAGCAGGGTTTCCGCGCCGATCGTGTCCAGGATGACGCGGCTGTCCACGCCTGACGCAACCGCGAAAGCGATACGTGACGGGAAGTTAGCCTTGATCAGACCGGTGATCACATCGACGCTTGGCCGCTGTGTGGCGATGACCATGTGCATTCCGACCGCGCGCGCCATTTGGGCCAGGCGTGTAATCGCCCTTTCCGTGTCGTCGGGACGGCTCATCATCAGGTCGCCGACCTCGTCAACCATGATTGCAATGTAAGGAAGATGGTCTTTGCGCCGGCGTGGACCAAGTTTACCGTTGTAGGTCTCGATATTCCGCGCGCTTGCGCCCTCAAGCAGCTTATAGCGCCGTTCCATCTCCACAACACACCACTTGAGCGCGGCCACAATCCGGTCGATGTCCGTCTCGACCGGACCGATGAGATGCGGCAGGCTGTTGTAACGGCTGAGTTCGACCATCTTCGGGTCGAGCAGCACCATTCTCAACTGTTCGGGCGTGTTGTCCATCACCAATGCCGTGACGGTGGCTGCCATGAAGACTGACTTACCCGATCCGGTTGTTCCGGCGACCAGCAGGTGCGGGCACCCGGCGATATCGACGCCGACCGGCTGGCCGGTGACGTCACGTCCAAGCGGCACCAGCAGCGGCGTCTTGCGCTTGATGAACTGGTCGTTGTAGCCCTTGCTCTCATACACCGACCGCAGCGTAACGATGCTCGGCAGCCTGTTCGGCACCTCGATACCCAGGTAACTCTGGCCCGGAACGGGTGTTTCCAGACGCAGGCGTTTGGCCGCCAGACTCAGCGAAAGATCGTTCGCCAGCGAGGCGATCTTGCTTAGGCGCGTGCGCTGAAGTGTCGCGGCGCCGCTCTCATCTTTGGTCTCGACATACGGCCGCACGGCATACTGCGTTACGGTTGGGCCGACCCGTACGTTTACAATGTCCACATCGATATCGAATTCGAGCAGCGTATTCTCGATCAGGACGACGTTCTTGTTGATCTCCTCCTGGTCAGGCAGCGAAAGCTCGCCTTCCTGGAGCAGAGACACCGCCGGCATAGCGTTATCGCGTTTGCTGACCTTCTTCTGTTCCTTGATACCGTCTACCGTGAAGAATCGCCGCACGCGGCCGTCTGGCCGTTTCACGAGCAGATGACCGTCCGCGCTCCGTTCTTTCAGCAGCGAGCCGATGCTTGAGGGATCGAGGCCGCCTTTTTCCGCGCGGCTGAACAGCGCTTTTTCCTCGTCCGTCAGCTGGACGATCTTCGGCTCCTCAAGTCCAAGCGGCGGGAGCTGTGCCTCGCGCAGACTCGGCCGCACATGAGCGGGATCAGGCCGGATACGCATCATCCCCGACGCCGGCGATCGACCTACCCCGACGATGGCCTTTACGCGGCGCTGGTTGAGGGCATACCGGTAGGTGCGATCCGCGCGCTCGTCGAATTTGGTTAGGCTCCTGCTGACGGCCCGTAACGTTTTCGTGAACTGTGCCCGGCTGAAGCCAAACGCGATTGTGATGGCAAGTCCAAGCAGGATAAGGTATACGAACGCCGCAACCCGGACGCCGACGATGCCGACGAGAACACTGCTTAATGCACCGCCGATTGCGCCGCCGCCCTGCCCGGCACGCGCAACTGCGCGGAATTCCTGATCTCCGGCGGCCAGGTGCAGCAGCGCCAGAATCGCAATGAACGCCAGTTCTAGCGCCAGCAAGCGATGGGCGCCGAGGTGGAATTGGACTCCCACCCGCGGCAGCAGAATCGAAACGCCAAATGCGAAAATCCCGGCACAGACCAACACTGCGCCGTAACCGAACAGTTGCGTCAACGCGCCAGCCCAGGCACGCGCCAGGGTCGCGCTGCTCGACACGTCCAGCAGAGACATAAAACTGACAGCGCCAAACATGATGAGCATGATGGCGATAACTTCATTGCTCCAAGGCGGCACACTGTCGAACAGATTGTCCCAGAATTCCGGCGTCACGCGGAACTTGTCCATCTGCTCACGGCGGCTGGGCGGCTGGGGTGCGGGAGCGGGTGGTGGGGCTTGCGGCTTCTTCTGCGCCACGCGCTGACCTTTACATTCCGATAGTCAATCCCGCTATTTTAGCACGGATGCGCATGACCTTGCCCGCCGACCGCTTTAGCCAATTCGTCTGGGGTCGGCCGCCGGGAAAAATCACGCCAGTCCATGCACCCATGATGTTTTTTTGGGAAACAGGATGTTCAACAGCACGGTGGCTTTTGCGTTCGAGAACACTTCAGCCAGCACATCGTACAACTCACTGGCCGTGCGGTGACCGAACACCACGTTCCAGAACATGTGCCACGGGAACTGAATATCATAGTCGTCTTTGCCGCTGATGGACTCAATACTTGTCACGCGGCCGGCCTCAAACGTTAACCGGATACCGGTAAGGTCGTAAAATCCGATACGCAGCTCGCCCGTATAGCGGTGCGCGCCGGAGCCGTGCAGCCGCCGCTCCATCACGGGCGTGATGTGTTTGAGGAATCCGATCGTATCCGGCACGCGTAAGTACCACGCGTAATCCAGGTGCTGCTTGACCAGTCCCCCCGGCGACTCCGTGATCAACTGGTCGAGCGTTTCATGGATACCCATGCCAAACGCCAGCATCGCCGGGCAGTAACCGTACTGCGCCAACGCCCACGCTTTGATGCCTTGCATCACATCATCAAAGGTCGCCAGGTACGAGGTTTCCGTGCCGACCACATAGGCAACGCAGCGAACCCGGTATGGCTCGTCCAGCGAGCTGAGCAGTGTCAGATAACCGACCCCATGTCCAGCGCCATCTACAATCACCTGATAATCGGTATGGGGATAGTATCGCGCATGGCGGCCGGTGATTTCATAGTTCAGCTCCGCTGGCGAATAGCGTTCGGTCAGCAGGCGTTCGCGCGAAAAGTGTTCGTTCCATCCACTGATGGCCGGGATGTCGTCCGCCGTCGCGCCGCGCAGCGTGAAGGTCGGGCTGTATTCCGGTTTGAGGTCGGGCAGGGCGGAAAGCTGAAACGCCGCGTGAAACCCAAGGTCGACGGCCATCGTATAGCCGAATTTACGGTAGAAATGACCAATACCGGTGATGACCTGCAGCTGATGGCCGAGAGCCGAACTGCGGGCATGTACCGCATCGAACAGCTTTCGTACCAGCCCCTGGCTGCGGTAATCGGGGTGAGTCGCGACCAGCTCCGGCCGCCCGACCGCAATTTCGATACCCTCGTAACGCCAGGTTTGTGGGATCAGCAGTGTGGCGGAGACCAGCATGTCGTCTTTCGCCGGGTCAACAACGACAAAGATGTCGTCTGCCGTCGTGGTCGGATGCGCGTTCATCAGATCGCGTGTCCAATGACGCATACCCTCCTTAACATACTCGGACTCACCCGCCGTGTTGATACTGGCGTACAAATCCGGGAGGCGTTCACGGTCGCTGGCGTGGCCTTCGCTCAGTGACCGGAGAATAAGTCCGTTTTCCAGGTGTTGTTTCATGCTGAGTTTGCTTTCGATAGGCTGCCGCAGGCATAGTGTGAACCCTTGTGAACCATTATACGCGCATTAATGGCCTGGCCGCGTCCCTCGCCACGATCTCCCCAATTTCCGGGAGTGTTTCCGCAATCCATGTCCTCCGGCCATCCATGAAGTAACCCACGTCCTGTGCAGGCCCTGCCGCGCAAGCCAGAGCCGTGGACGAAATAGGTGAGGGACGGCAATATCCGGCAATATTACGGTTTGCGATGAGCGCCGATTGCGCCGCCGTTCTCAATCGGTACAATAAGGCATTGCTGCCTATCGGCTTAACCACCGGGGCAAAGAGGAGAAAGTATTGCATGGCGGACAGCCTATTTGATTCGCGCTGGCGTTACGACTTTATTTATCCGCGCGGACGCAGCGGCGAAACCTTACGTGCCGTCGATACACAGAATAACGACCGCCCAGTAGTGATTAAGCGCCCCGCGCCCAGCGATGCGCCGCCGATTCGCGCTGCCCAGGAAGTCAGTATTGCAACCGAGCGCCGCGTCCTGTCCCGTCTCGCCGGGCATCCGGTCCTGACCGAGCTGGTTGCAGAGGGGCAGTTCAGTGTCGGGGGTCTCGCCCATCAGTACATTGTCGTCGAGCGTGCCGAAGGCGTCATTGTCGCGGACGAAGTCCTGAAACTATCCGAGTCCGGAGAACGTCTCCCCGAACTGGAGATGCTGGTCGTCCTCGACCGCTTGCTTGATCTGTTATACAGCGCGCACAGCAAAGACATCGTTTACAACGATGTCGACGCCAAACACCTGTTCTGGAATCGGGAAACCTATCGGTTAAAGGTTATAGACTGGGGTAACGCCGTCTTTATGCAGGGCGACGATGTCACTGCGACGGGCATCAGCAAACAGAGCGACATCTATCAGGTGGGCGAGCTGATGTATTTCATCCTGACCGGCGGCGGTCGCCCAGAAGTCCCGCGCGATGCGCCGGATGAATGGTCGCCGGACTTCAAGGAAGATAACGAGCGCATCCAGCCGCGCTTGCGCATGATTGTCGCCCGCGCGCTGCATCCGCGCCCTGCCCGCCGCTATCAATACCTCGTCGAACTGCAGCGCGCCCTGACCGAATACCGGCTGCCCTTTGAGCGCGAACGCGACGGACTCCTGTCCCGCAGCCGTGACCGCCTGAAGAATAACCTGAGCAAGAACGATCTGATGGCGCTCTCGATGACGCTTCAGACTGCGATGTCGATGGACCCGGGGTTTCCCGCTGTCCTTCAGATCCAGAACGAGATCGAGTCCCGGCTGCAGGCGCTCGACCTGGCCGCTGGACTGGACGCGGCGCGTATCTACCTTGAAGGCGGGAATTATCCCAAAGCCATCGAACTATTCAGCGAGCTCGTCACACGTGCCAAAGATGATTGGCTGACCCGCATCAATGTCCTGATGGACGCCTGCCGGATCCTCAACGAACTGGCATCCGGCAGACCGCCAGGGCCGGGTATCGCCGACGGTGTTTCTCTGCTGCTCGACGGTAAATTCGCGGCGGCAGGGTATCTTCTAGTCGCAGCTGACAGTGAAGATGCCGCCAGCCGTAAGGCCCAATGGCTCGTCGCCGAGCGCGTCTCGGCGCATGTGCCTGAAGTCCAGCTTCTGCGGCCAAATCTTTACCGGCTTGAACTGGCGCTTGCGGCGTTGGGAAGCACCGGCGTCAATGTGACTGAGGCGCGCCGGGTGCTGGTTGAGGTTCGCGGTACCCTTGACGAGATGGTTGAGGCCTCGCTGATCGCCGACTTGCGTGACCGCTTCCGCGAAATCGTCGACCGCCTTACCGCACTGCAGGCCCCGCTCACGACCCTGATGGTAAAAAACAGCCTGTCTGATACACAGCTCCCGCTGAGCGCCTTGGATCGCGCCACTAACGCGGCCATGGCGCTTGCCGACAATATGCATGTGGTGGGCCGGCAGGCCGTCACCAGTCCGGTTGATGCTCGCGAGGCCTTGCAGCTTAGCCGTGCGATTGACCCGACA from Candidatus Flexicrinis proximus harbors:
- a CDS encoding class I SAM-dependent methyltransferase; the protein is MNPRELNTRAREQWDAKAEFWDVLHGYDGNQFHKQLVGPSAERLLAVKAGESVLDVACGNGQFSRRLADLGAQVTAADFSAALIERAKARTSSDSVTYKVIDATDEAQLLALGIGQFDAAVCNMALQDIADIAPLFRAVRRLVKPGGRFVFTTSHPAFNLAQTVFIEERAEVEGEPVYTRSLKLSSYLSEKAEEGSGAPNEPNPHLYFNRPLHTLLNAAFGAGWMADGIEEPAFPEGSVGGRRLSWAEFSEFPPVLAVRLR
- a CDS encoding DNA translocase FtsK; protein product: MAQKKPQAPPPAPAPQPPSRREQMDKFRVTPEFWDNLFDSVPPWSNEVIAIMLIMFGAVSFMSLLDVSSSATLARAWAGALTQLFGYGAVLVCAGIFAFGVSILLPRVGVQFHLGAHRLLALELAFIAILALLHLAAGDQEFRAVARAGQGGGAIGGALSSVLVGIVGVRVAAFVYLILLGLAITIAFGFSRAQFTKTLRAVSRSLTKFDERADRTYRYALNQRRVKAIVGVGRSPASGMMRIRPDPAHVRPSLREAQLPPLGLEEPKIVQLTDEEKALFSRAEKGGLDPSSIGSLLKERSADGHLLVKRPDGRVRRFFTVDGIKEQKKVSKRDNAMPAVSLLQEGELSLPDQEEINKNVVLIENTLLEFDIDVDIVNVRVGPTVTQYAVRPYVETKDESGAATLQRTRLSKIASLANDLSLSLAAKRLRLETPVPGQSYLGIEVPNRLPSIVTLRSVYESKGYNDQFIKRKTPLLVPLGRDVTGQPVGVDIAGCPHLLVAGTTGSGKSVFMAATVTALVMDNTPEQLRMVLLDPKMVELSRYNSLPHLIGPVETDIDRIVAALKWCVVEMERRYKLLEGASARNIETYNGKLGPRRRKDHLPYIAIMVDEVGDLMMSRPDDTERAITRLAQMARAVGMHMVIATQRPSVDVITGLIKANFPSRIAFAVASGVDSRVILDTIGAETLLGKGDMLYFAGDAGAPIRVQGCYVSDDEVRDVVRHWRVWKQDEIDAGRLPREFSAPWERSLTYREFLTQTDPLLEEAIKLVVEEQEASASQIQRKLDLGYPRAARIMDLLEELGIIGETINGGRSRKVLIEKGKDPFQDLIDQRMNRS
- a CDS encoding ABC transporter permease → MTAFATHMNFEFRSGVRNKSLLLLNYLFPLGFYLMASALMTGLNPEFHRTLIPAMVLFTVLSSALLGLPDPIVTARETGIYRSYKIHGIPKLSILLIPVLTTILHTTVVTVIIVLTAPLLFNAVLPANLLSFALGYLLMAFACSTLGLLIGVVAPNSRATVLLGQAVFLPSMMIGGLMFPAHALPETLSKLAALLPSNHATNIMNGWVEGGIVSMNPYLSTAVLFAGGAIALGLALYLFNWDGQNKSKHNAALGFLALAPYVIAVAVTLF
- a CDS encoding GNAT family N-acetyltransferase, whose product is MKQHLENGLILRSLSEGHASDRERLPDLYASINTAGESEYVKEGMRHWTRDLMNAHPTTTADDIFVVVDPAKDDMLVSATLLIPQTWRYEGIEIAVGRPELVATHPDYRSQGLVRKLFDAVHARSSALGHQLQVITGIGHFYRKFGYTMAVDLGFHAAFQLSALPDLKPEYSPTFTLRGATADDIPAISGWNEHFSRERLLTERYSPAELNYEITGRHARYYPHTDYQVIVDGAGHGVGYLTLLSSLDEPYRVRCVAYVVGTETSYLATFDDVMQGIKAWALAQYGYCPAMLAFGMGIHETLDQLITESPGGLVKQHLDYAWYLRVPDTIGFLKHITPVMERRLHGSGAHRYTGELRIGFYDLTGIRLTFEAGRVTSIESISGKDDYDIQFPWHMFWNVVFGHRTASELYDVLAEVFSNAKATVLLNILFPKKTSWVHGLA
- a CDS encoding ABC transporter ATP-binding protein, which translates into the protein MRERVIQVEHFRKAYGDYIAVSDVNFEVYKGEIFGLLGPNGAGKTTTLECLEGLRQPDSGTLRVMEIDPSQEAHRLQNLIGVQLQASGMPDSITCREAMRFFCAYHGVAPRYDLLERLDLTAKLDTQYYMLSTGQKRRLALALAIAHSPSALFLDEPTAGLDVMSRAELHDVIRELRDQGTTVILSSHDMSEVEKLADRVAILLHGKIAAIGTPHELTAAGSKLTKISIHSEFSSLANGAQLPAVSQHLLKDEYDVYYSTDPAATVMALLEHLKLNHDPLIDLRVERPSLEERFLEITSHPEDVR